A genomic region of Persephonella marina EX-H1 contains the following coding sequences:
- a CDS encoding helix-turn-helix domain-containing protein, protein MPTTVNIKQQIKKFGKINFIKGELLKRGLTLKQFAEILGVSESFLYQMLHKDAKSRRVAKEIEKFLEVPEGSLFPYVLESVENSREKSEEK, encoded by the coding sequence ATGCCAACCACAGTTAATATTAAACAACAGATAAAAAAGTTCGGCAAGATAAATTTCATCAAGGGAGAACTACTCAAAAGAGGTCTTACTCTCAAACAGTTTGCTGAAATTCTCGGAGTATCAGAAAGCTTCTTATATCAGATGCTTCATAAAGACGCCAAGTCTCGCAGAGTAGCTAAGGAAATTGAAAAATTTTTAGAAGTCCCAGAAGGTTCGCTTTTTCCTTATGTCCTGGAGTCTGTGGAAAATTCCAGAGAAAAGTCTGAGGAGAAATAA
- a CDS encoding helix-turn-helix domain-containing protein, whose product MENIGQRIKQLRKMLGLSQREFAEKIGKSLRAVQNWEYEQRTPDESTLRLISQTFGVNLDWLKTGEGEMWVKDQDKSGVSIEPFEKLIQAINRIEKIPSVVEKILKDYYEKRDIEEFTNILSEIIKEIEITSKVKIDNVKNSQIIKAEKIDEITYKKNK is encoded by the coding sequence ATGGAAAATATAGGACAGAGAATAAAACAGCTTAGAAAAATGTTAGGGTTGTCTCAAAGAGAATTTGCTGAAAAGATAGGTAAAAGCTTAAGAGCTGTTCAAAATTGGGAGTATGAGCAGAGAACCCCTGACGAAAGCACCCTTCGTCTCATATCCCAGACATTTGGAGTAAATCTTGATTGGTTAAAGACCGGGGAAGGGGAGATGTGGGTAAAAGATCAAGATAAAAGCGGTGTAAGTATAGAACCTTTTGAAAAATTGATACAAGCTATTAATCGTATAGAAAAGATTCCATCTGTAGTTGAGAAAATTTTAAAGGATTACTATGAAAAAAGAGACATTGAAGAGTTTACAAATATACTTTCAGAAATAATAAAGGAAATAGAAATTACATCGAAAGTAAAAATAGATAATGTAAAAAACTCACAAATAATAAAAGCTGAAAAGATTGATGAGATTACATATAAAAAGAATAAATAA